The following are from one region of the Nicotiana tomentosiformis chromosome 7, ASM39032v3, whole genome shotgun sequence genome:
- the LOC104107533 gene encoding heterogeneous nuclear ribonucleoprotein 1-like produces the protein MGSRKTDFGDGASPGKIFIGGLAKETTLEQFVKYFEKYGEIIDSVIMKDRHTGRPRGFGFITYEDPSVVDTVIAENHIINDKQVEIKRTIPKGSAELKDFKTKKIFVGGIPTTMTEDEFKNFFSKFGKVTEYEIIRDHVSKRSRGFGFIVFDNEQVVDNLLAEGNRTDMMGTQVEIKKAEPKKPSNPASAPAYGSDSRGRGYGDSYGGFGNSYSGFGSGSFGPASYRSFGARFGEYGYGGGEFGGRYGDFGGSDFGGYRGDPSLGYSSRFGSYAGGFGGGYGGSGLGSYGRGGGYGGYGGVGPDASYESGAGYGGPGGLYGSRAGYSGSGRYHPYSR, from the exons ATGGGTTCCAGAAAGACCGATTTCGGCGATGGCGCTAGTCCTGg AAAAATCTTTATTGGAGGTTTAGCGAAAGAGACGACTCTAG AACAATTTGTCAAGTACTTTGAGAAGTATGGGGAGATAATAGACTCGGTGATTATGAAGGATAGGCATACTGGTAGACCCAGAGGTTTTGGGTTCATCACTTATGAAGATCCATCCGTTGTAGACACTGTTATAGCCGAAAACCATattatcaatgacaaacaa GTTGAGATTAAAAGAACCATTCCGAAAGGATCTGCTGAATTAAAAGATTTTAAAACAAAGAAGATTTTTGTTGGTGGCATTCCCACTACCATGACTGAAG ATGAATTCAAGAACTTTTTCTCCAAGTTTGGGAAAGTAACAGAGTACGAGATCATACGAGATCATGTGTCCAAGCGTTCTAGGGGTTTTGGATTTATTGTGTTTGACAACGAACAAGTAGTTGATAATTTGCTGGCTGAGGGAAATAGGACTGACATGATGGGTACTCAG GTTGAGATCAAGAAGGCAGAACCAAAGAAACCCTCAAACCCAGCATCTGCTCCTGCATATGGTAGTGACTCTAGGGGGCGTGGATACGGTGATAGTTATGGAGGATTTGGCAATTCATATAGCGGTTTTGGCAGTGGCAGTTTTGGCCCTGCTTCTTATAGGTCGTTTGGAGCTAGGTTTGGTGAATATGGATACGGTGGTGGTGAATTTGGTGGTAGATATGGAGACTTTGGTGGTAGTGATTTTGGTGGTTACCGTGGGGACCCATCACTTGGTTATTCTAGTCGGTTTGGCTCTTACGCTGGTGGGTTTGGTGGGGGATATGGTGGCAGTGGACTAGGTTCATATGGCCGTGGAGGTGGTTATGGAGGTTATGGTGGAGTTGGCCCTGATGCTAGTTATGAATCTGGTGCTGGTTATGGTGGACCAGGAGGTTTATATGGAAGTAGGGCAGGCTATAGTGGCAGTGGCCGTTACCATCCTTACTCCAGGTAG
- the LOC104107534 gene encoding putative pentatricopeptide repeat-containing protein At3g49142: MNLCLLSPINLSISSLGLLLQKCLKAKLLQPCKQIHALMLTSYIDMNALSLDSKLIGAYASCGDLGSAELVFERTRNLNIFAFNWMISALAFHGYPEKSIGYFSLLQQSSIIPNKYTFAIVLKACVGLMDLNKGKEVHSMIYRMGFESELSVANALIDMYGKCGNTEYARLVFNVMVERDIVSWTSLIHSYVNMGKIEESFILFEKMRLEGIRPNDFTWNIMIAGYARKGDCDIAFMLFSKMSKEGLTPDLITWNAMISGFVQSQRSTEALALFLDMLDAGVKPNEVTLTGLLPVCGLIDSVSTGKEIHGLVYRLELFANVFVASALIDMYSRCGSVEDAWNIFKSVPFKNIASWNAMIGCYGKHGRVEHAIKLFEKMQYEVVLPNEVTLTSLLSACSHAGLVEIGLKIFWSMKESYGVRARKEHYACVIDLVCRVGRLEEAYNIIKDMPTEVTDSIIGAFFSGCKVYTRRDLAEKMAKDILHMDLKKPEGLVALSNIYAAEGEWENVENVRSVMKDKGLNKMPGSSRL; encoded by the coding sequence TCGTACATTGACATGAATGCTTTGTCACTGGATTCAAAGCTCATTGGTGCCTATGCAAGTTGTGGGGATCTCGGTTCTGCTGAGCTCGTGTTCGAAAGAACCAGAAACCTGAATATTTTTGCATTTAATTGGATGATTTCAGCTTTGGCATTTCATGGCTACCCTGAAAAATCCATTGGTTACTTCTCTCTTCTTCAACAATCAAGTATTATTCCGAACAAGTACACATTTGCTATTGTATTGAAAGCATGTGTTGGTCTAATGGATCTGAACAAAGGAAAGGAAGTGCACAGTATGATATATAGAATGGGATTTGAGTCAGAGTTATCGGTTGCCAATGCCTTGATTGATATGTATGGTAAATGTGGCAATACGGAATATGCTCGTTTAGTTTTTAATGTAATGGTTGAGAGAGATATTGTATCCTGGACATCATTGATACATTCATATGTCAACATGGGGAAAATTGAAGAATCCTTTATTTTGTTTGAAAAGATGAGGTTAGAAGGCATAAGGCCTAATGATTTTACATGGAACATTATGATTGCTGGATATGCTAGGAAAGGAGATTGTGACATAGCTTTTATGTTATTCTCTAAAATGAGTAAAGAGGGGTTGACTCCAGATTTGATTACTTGGAATGCAATGATTTCAGGGTTCGTTCAAAGCCAGAGGTCAACTGAAGCATTAGCATTATTTCTGGACATGTTGGATGCTGGAGTTAAGCCTAATGAAGTCACTCTCACTGGGCTCCTTCCTGTGTGTGGGTTGATTGACTCTGTTTCTACGGGGAAAGAAATTCATGGCTTAGTATATAGATTAGAGCTTTTTGCTAATGTCTTTGTTGCTAGTGCTCTCATTGACATGTACAGTAGATGTGGGAGTGTGGAAGATGCTTGGAATATTTTCAAGTCCGTTCCTTTCAAGAATATTGCATCATGGAATGCTATGATAGGATGTTATGGAAAGCATGGCAGAGTAGAACATGCAATCAAACTATTTGAGAAGATGCAGTATGAAGTAGTGCTGCCAAATGAAGTAACGTTAACTTCTCTTCTTTCTGCATGTAGTCATGCTGGTTTAGTTGAGATAGGTTTGAAGATCTTTTGGTCCATGAAGGAGTCTTATGGCGTTAGAGCAAGGAAAGAGCATTATGCTTGTGTTATTGATCTTGTGTGTCGTGTTGGGAGGCTGGAAGAGGCTTACAATATAATCAAAGATATGCCAACAGAAGTTACAGATTCAATTATTGGGGCTTTCTTCAGTGGTTGTAAGGTCTACACAAGGAGAGATCTTGCTGAAAAGATGGCTAAGGATATATTGCACATGGATCTGAAGAAGCCTGAAGGTCTTGTAGCTCTCTCAAATATTTATGCTGCTGAAGGAGAGTGGGAGAATGTTGAGAATGTGAGGAGCGTGATGAAGGACAAGGGATTAAATAAGATGCCTGGTTCCAGTCGGCTGTAG